The region GTACCCTCGTAGCTGCGGTGCATCGCCGCGTTGCGCACGAGTTGCCGAAGCGCCCCGAGGGCGTGGGTGGACGACCGGATCTCCAGGGTACCGGAGGTAACGTCGACGGCCGTACGGTTGTGCGAGTCGAGCTTGTCTTCGAGGCCTCCGATCAGCGATCCGAGCGGGCCATCGAACAGCCGTTCATCCACGATCGGGCAGTCGAGCGCGGTACCGGCGATGCGCAGGAACTGAACGTAGGCTCCCGGAAGGTAGTCACGCGGGTGCTTCCCCAGGATCAGTATCCCGCAGATCGTGGGTCTCGGGTCGTCGGCCGAAGCGAGCATCTTCATGGCCGCGAGCCGCTCAATGGTGCTGCGGTCATTCTGCTCCAACGTGGCCGCGTCGATCGCCCGCGGCAGGTATCGCTCCTCGAAGTAGCGCAGGTCCAGGTCGGCGAGCCGCGCTCCGGGGGCCGGATGGGCGTCGAACGAGCTCTCGCGATGGCGGCGCTTCTCGTTCAGGACGCGCTCGTCCTGCAAGCTCGCCACGGCTCGCCGCGGCCCCACGCGAATCCAGGTGCGTCCCCGATAACGGACCGGCGGCGAGTCGGCGGGTTGCACCGAAACGACCGCGACCTCGCGTCCTGCCAGGAGACGTTTGCCGACCGTCAGCGTGGGCGGTGGCACGATGTTGCCGTCGGTCTTGATGTCGGCAAGCCGGCGCAGGAGTGCGTCGGTGATCGGCAGACCGGTGGGCTTGCCGGCGTCATCCGCCCCCACGAACACGACACCGGGACGTTGGTGGTCGGGGAGGTCGTTGGCGAACGCGCACACCGCCTCCCGGATGCCGGTCGGGGCGTCTCCGCGCAGAGACTCCTTGCGCTCGACCAAGTCGGACTCGATGTCCTGCAACATGGACTCGAGCTCGGAATCGGAATAGCGGTGCGCGGCACCCATGATCATGATTGAACGGCTAGGGCCCGCCGTGGTCAACCCAGGCTGACCGCGACCGAGCGGAAGCATGCTGACGCCCACCCAAGTAGTCGATCTGGCCCGACCGGAATGCTGCCAAACGCGTCGACTCCTCGGGCATCACCAACCACACGATCTCGTCGATATAGGGCAGGCGATTGTCCGGGTACTTCTCGTCGAACGCCCAGTAGTTGGGGTTCTTGGTGTAGCTCAGGGAGCTGCCCTCGACCCAGTCGACCAGCTCATAGGGGCCGGTGCCAACCAGGTTGCGCCAATCCAAGAGGTCGCCGTGCGTTTTCGGGAGCGGTACTGCGTCCCCGTACCCGTGGTCTTGGGCCGGAAACTCCGGCCTTCTGGAATGGTCCTCGTAGATGTCGCACCCAAGGGACGCCGTGACTTGAAACTCTAACTATAAAACCATATTATAGTTATGGATTACGTGCTTGATCGTCAGCTACCCGTCCAACCGACTGATGGACGATGAATCGGCTATCCCATAACAAGACCTGGAAAACGTGACAGGAAGTCAATCATGCCCATCGTGAAACATGAACCGTTCTTCCGCCGGCATCCGGTTTTCACCGGAGCAGAGTTGGCCGCCCATCTCACCTCCCGAGGCGAGGTCGGGACGCGGGGGCAGGAAGCGCTGTTGGCCTACTACACCAAAACCGGTCGAGTCGTTCGGGTACGGCGCGGGCTGTATGCCGTCATCCCGCCAGGGGCCGACCCCGGTGCCTACCCCGTCGATCCCTATCTGTTGGCCGCCAAGCTCACGCCGGATGCGGTCCTGTCGCATCACACGGCGCTCGAGTTCCATGGCCGAGCCTACTCGGTCTGGAGTCACCTGATCTACTCCGCGTCCCGCCCGGTGGGGCCGCTCACGTTCCGCTCTCAGGTCTTCCGGGGAGCCAAGTTTCCCGAGGCGCTTCTCCGCTCCGGGACCAAGCACTTCGGTGTATCGACCTCCGAGATCGCGGGTGTGGCGGTACGCGTCACAAGTCTGGAACGGACGCTGGTGGACGTCCTGCATCGCCCGGACCTCTCGGGAGGCTGGGAGGAAATCTGGCGCTCGTTGGAATCAGTTGAATTCTTCAACGTCGATCAGGTCGTGGAGTACGCGCTCCTGCTGGGCAACGCGACCACGGCGGCGAAGGTTGGATTGTTCTTCGACCAGCACCGCGAAGCCCTGATGGTGGAAGAGCGTCATCTGGGGCCCCTTCGGGACCGGCGTCCCCGGCAACCCCACTATCTGGATCGTGCCGGAGGGACCCCATGCCTGGTGGCCGACTGGAACCTGGTGGTTCCGAAAGACGTGCTCGAACGGTCGTGGGGCGCGGTCTTGTGAGAATCTCCCCGGAGAAGCTGGCCGCCGAAGCCGAGGCGACCGGATTCAGGGCCGACATGCTGGAAAAGGCAGCCCGGCTGCTGGCCGTGCTCGACGCACTTCGCGATCACCCCGGACTCAAGGGGAAGCTGGCCCTCAAGGGTGGCACGGCTCTGAACCTGTTCATCTTCGAGGTCCCGAGACTGTCGGTCGACATCGATCTGAACTACGTGGGCGCCCGGAGTCGCGACGCCATGCTGGAAGAGCGTCCCAAGATCGAACAGGCGATCCAGGCCGTGTTTGGTCGAGAGGATCTTGCGGTTCGGCGGATGCCGGACGAACACGCCGGCGGGAAGTGGTCGCTCCACTATTCAAGCGCGTCCGGGCAGAACGCCAGACTCGATGTGGATGTCAATTTCATGTACCGCGCGCCCTTGTGGCCGGTTCCCGTCATGGACTCGCGCTCGCTGGGAAGTTGGCGCGCCACCGCTATTCCCGTGGTGGACCTTCACGAACTCGCGGCAGGCAAGCTCTCGGCGTTGTTGGCGCGCCGCAAAGCGAGGGATCTGTTCGACAGCAGATTGATCTTCTCCATGGACGGTCTCGACCGTGAGCGGCTCAGAATCGCCTTCGTGGTCCATGGCGCAATGCACCGAAAGGACTGGCGCACGGTATCGGTAGCGGACGTGGACGTCGACGTTGCGGAGCTGGTCAACCAGTTGGTGCCGTCGCTCCACATCGGTGCAATTGGAGGGCCGGAGGAGGCGGCGAGCTATGGAGAGACCCTGGTGGAAGAGTGCCGCCGCGGGCTGTCAGCAGTGTTGCCCTTCAATCATGCTGAGCGCGCGTTCCTCGATCTGCTTCTGGAGAAAGGCGAAATCGACGCGACCATTCTGACCTCGGACAGCCCGCTCCAAGAACGCATTCAGGCCCAACCGCTGCTTGAATGGAAGGCGCTCAACGTCCGGCGATACAAGGGACTGTCCTGAATCTGGACGCCTATCTGACCGTCTCCTGCCGCACCGCCGAGTAGATGCCGATCGGCACCCCGATCAGCACGCCCACGATCAGCGCCACCACGCCCAGCTCGATGGTGGTCGGCAGCCGGCCGGCGATCAGCTCGCCCACCGGCTCCGGCCGCAGCAGCGGCGTGCCCAGATCGCCGCGCAGCAGGATGCGGCGAAATGACGTACGCTCTCATCTCGACTCAGATGCCATGTCTCGAGGACGGCACGGACGTCGAACGCGCACGACCCCAGCTCGCCTCTTCGGGTCAAGTAACTCAAGGAGCCCGCCCTCACCCGGGCCCCTTGCTGAATCAGCCGCCAAGCTCCCGCTTCAGATCCTGGTCGATCCACAGGTACTGGAAGAGGTCAGTGCGGTTCATTGAGCCGAGATCGCCTTCTCCGTTGTAGCCCTTGATCCACGGCTGGGTCGCACCGAACAGGGGAGCAATCGGCCCCCTGATAGTCCACAGCTGCTCAATCACCCGCATGTCGGCCTTCCGCACCCACTCCTTCTGCTCCTCTATGGTGGTAGCGGCCAGCGCGTTCTCGTAGTACTCGTCGAATTCGGGGTCGCTGACGTTCGAGGGACGCCAGCCGTTGTTCGTCCAGTATGCCGCGATCGCGCCCGGGGCACTGGGATACTCGGCTGCCCATACCTCATTTCGCAGGCCAAGGTAGGTATGATTCAGGGCCTTGTCGACAAATTCTGCGCGAGTAACCTCCTGGATCTCGACGTCGATGCCGATCTGCCTGAGGTAATCCATGGCGATCTGGTAGTAGCCTAAGTCGGTGAACTCGTAGTGCTCATAGATGGTCTTGAAGCGAACACCGTCCGCGCCGCGCGGATAGCCGGCCTCGTCGAGCAAATTCTCGGCCGCTTCGGGGTCATACCGATAGTACTGCTTGACGTCCTCGGGCCACTCCTCATACGGCATGAAATACCCGAGCACCGCTTTGCCAACCCCGCCCACCGGGCTCGGGTCGCCCCAACCCTGCATGTAGTTCTCGGCGATGGACTCCTGGTCGATGGCCATGCTGAGGGCCTGGCGCACGCGGATGTCGCTCCAGGGCTCCTTCTGGTTGTCGAAATTGAACGCCGTTTCCGACCGATAGGCAAAGGGGTGGAGCACCAGGTTGGGGTTGGTCTCCTGCAGACTCACCGCCGCATCTACACTGCTCAGATGTGAGCCGAGCCCGAACCCAGTGAAATCCGCCTGTCCGGAGCGCATCAGTGAGGTGATGGCCGCCGGGTCGTTGACGATGAGGAACTCGACCCTGTCCGCGTAGGGCAACTGGTATTCCGGATATTTCGGGTCGAAACCCCAGTAATCGTCGACCTTGGTGTAGGTCCAGGAGCTGCCCTCCAGCACGTCGGTCAGCTGGTAGGGCCCCGTTCCGGTCACGTTGCGCCAGTCTTGGATGTCCCCGAATTGGTCGACCACCTCGCGGGCGACGATGATCGTTGGCGCATCCCTGAGTATGCTGCCGAGGGCGAGGAGACTGGGCTCTTTCAGCTTGAACTCCACGGTGAAATCGTCGGTAGCGGTAACCGCATCAAAAGAGATCTTTAAAAGATCTGCGCCCCCCGCGACATCCGGGGTCGGCTCGTGGCCATCCAAGCCAAGGATCCGGTCGAAACTGTAGGCGACATCGTGCGCCGTAAGCTGCCGGCCGTTCACCGGCGCCTTGTCGTGCCAGAACACGCCGTCGCGGATCTTGAATACGTAGGTGAGAGGATCCGGATTCTCCCAGCTCTCGGCCAGTAGTCCGGTGAGGGCTTCGAGGGGCAGGAATGTCGTGTTATAGCCGACCACGCTCCGGTCGATTGCCCAGTCGCCGCGGCCCAATTTCTCGTTGACCAGCCCGATCCAGAATCCCGCCGTGTAGCGGTAATAGGGGTCGAGCCCCTCGTTCTTGAAGTTCGCGACCGCTCTGATCGTGCCGCCATACTCGGGCGCGGTGATCATCTCGCCGGTGCTCGGGTCAAGCACCATCTCCTTCTCGATCGTGGCGCCCGCGGCGTCGTCTTCGCCGGCGGGGCTGGCGAACGTAACGGTAGCCACCAGCGCGAACGCCAGCGCCGGCAACATGAGTCTTGGAGTCATAACGTAACTCCTCCTCGTTTCGGGATCGGGACTGCGTCCCGGTACCCGTGGTCTTGGGCCGGAAACTCCGGCCTTCTCGCATGGTCCTGGTAGTCGTCGCACCCAAAGGCGCCGCGAGCGCCACCTCGGATGAGCGTGGTGCGATGGGTGTGGATATGGACGGGAGCCGTCAGGTCGTCGGCGGCGCGGACGGCGGCGGCAGAGTGGTGTGGTGAGCGGAGTGAGCGGTCAGTTACCGAGTGCTTGGTTTGTTGCGGAGCAGGACGGAGCAGGACGGAGCGCTGGCGCTTGCAGCGAACGGACGGCTGCGGCGGGCTGTGTGATCGCGCTTCATCCGCGCTTGTGCTCATCTCGGAGCCATCATTCTACCACACGCCCGGCCACCGTCAAGTACGCGTTTGGCGGGTTGGTGGCGGGTTCAGTCTACAACGACCGGGCAACCCTGCGGCTGCAAGCGGTCAGAGGTCGCGCATCCCGGATTCTGGCAAACATCGCCTGCTGCTGCACCAGCCCGGAGGTGGTGCGCACCGGACCTGCGAGCGTCGCTTCAACCCGGGTACCGCGCTTCAGATGGTGGTGACCAGCGCGGCGTCCCGGATGCGGCGGTCGTTGGTGAGCAGGGCGGCGCCGTGTACGTGCGCGCTCGCGACGATGATCCGGTCGGCCGGGTCGCGGTGAAACGAGTCAGGCAGCGCCGCCACCTCGGACGCGATGGATGGAGAAAGTTCCACTACGCGCACCAGCGGAGCCGCCACCGCTCGCTCCAGCCAGAGGCGTAGCGGCCGGTCCAGGCGCAACCGCCCGAGACTCACCAGCGTGGCGATCTCCCACAGACTGATCGACGCCACCAGCAGTGGCCGTGCGGCGCTTGCCAACTCCACCGCATGGCGTTGCGCCGCGCTCAGGTCGTCCGGATGTGACACCCAGCGCACCAGGATGTGGGTGTCGAGGAGCGCCTTCACACTTGGCCTGACTCGGCTTCCCACGCGGACGCAGGCAGCACCGGCGACTCGATGTCACCAAGCACCTGGACGCTGCCGCGCAGTTCATCCTGGGGGTATCCCTGTTCCGGTAACAGCGGCGGCGTCAACTGCGCCACCGGGCGCCCCCGTTTCAGAATCGTGATCGGCTCGCGGGTCGAGTTCACGTGGTCGAGCAGCGCCAGGCAGCGGGCCTTGAATTCCGATGCATTGATCATTGTCATAATGTGACCAGGATACATGACCAGTCATGTGGCGGTCAATCGGGCTGATGATGCAGCGCCAGCAACACTTGCCCCGGTATGATCTGGCAGTGATTCTGCTTCCATCAGCGCATCGGATCGGCGCCGTGATGTTGGGCCACACGTGGCGCAGCAGCGTCCGAGCGCTGGGGACCACGCGCCGTTACTTCGCCAAGCCATACGCCGCCATCTTTGTAC is a window of Spirochaetaceae bacterium DNA encoding:
- a CDS encoding putative DNA binding domain-containing protein, which translates into the protein MLQDIESDLVERKESLRGDAPTGIREAVCAFANDLPDHQRPGVVFVGADDAGKPTGLPITDALLRRLADIKTDGNIVPPPTLTVGKRLLAGREVAVVSVQPADSPPVRYRGRTWIRVGPRRAVASLQDERVLNEKRRHRESSFDAHPAPGARLADLDLRYFEERYLPRAIDAATLEQNDRSTIERLAAMKMLASADDPRPTICGILILGKHPRDYLPGAYVQFLRIAGTALDCPIVDERLFDGPLGSLIGGLEDKLDSHNRTAVDVTSGTLEIRSSTHALGALRQLVRNAAMHRSYEGTNSPIHVYWYDDRIEINSPGGPYGEVSAENFGQPGFVAYRNPLLAEAMRVLDLVQRWGAGLPIARRELRANEQPDPLFNVTPQRVFCTVQARATGARC
- a CDS encoding ABC transporter substrate-binding protein; translation: MDWRNLVGTGPYELVDWVEGSSLSYTKNPNYWAFDEKYPDNRLPYIDEIVWLVMPEESTRLAAFRSGQIDYLGGRQHASARSRSAWVDHGGP
- a CDS encoding nucleotidyl transferase AbiEii/AbiGii toxin family protein, which gives rise to MRISPEKLAAEAEATGFRADMLEKAARLLAVLDALRDHPGLKGKLALKGGTALNLFIFEVPRLSVDIDLNYVGARSRDAMLEERPKIEQAIQAVFGREDLAVRRMPDEHAGGKWSLHYSSASGQNARLDVDVNFMYRAPLWPVPVMDSRSLGSWRATAIPVVDLHELAAGKLSALLARRKARDLFDSRLIFSMDGLDRERLRIAFVVHGAMHRKDWRTVSVADVDVDVAELVNQLVPSLHIGAIGGPEEAASYGETLVEECRRGLSAVLPFNHAERAFLDLLLEKGEIDATILTSDSPLQERIQAQPLLEWKALNVRRYKGLS
- a CDS encoding ABC transporter substrate-binding protein is translated as MTPRLMLPALAFALVATVTFASPAGEDDAAGATIEKEMVLDPSTGEMITAPEYGGTIRAVANFKNEGLDPYYRYTAGFWIGLVNEKLGRGDWAIDRSVVGYNTTFLPLEALTGLLAESWENPDPLTYVFKIRDGVFWHDKAPVNGRQLTAHDVAYSFDRILGLDGHEPTPDVAGGADLLKISFDAVTATDDFTVEFKLKEPSLLALGSILRDAPTIIVAREVVDQFGDIQDWRNVTGTGPYQLTDVLEGSSWTYTKVDDYWGFDPKYPEYQLPYADRVEFLIVNDPAAITSLMRSGQADFTGFGLGSHLSSVDAAVSLQETNPNLVLHPFAYRSETAFNFDNQKEPWSDIRVRQALSMAIDQESIAENYMQGWGDPSPVGGVGKAVLGYFMPYEEWPEDVKQYYRYDPEAAENLLDEAGYPRGADGVRFKTIYEHYEFTDLGYYQIAMDYLRQIGIDVEIQEVTRAEFVDKALNHTYLGLRNEVWAAEYPSAPGAIAAYWTNNGWRPSNVSDPEFDEYYENALAATTIEEQKEWVRKADMRVIEQLWTIRGPIAPLFGATQPWIKGYNGEGDLGSMNRTDLFQYLWIDQDLKRELGG
- a CDS encoding type II toxin-antitoxin system VapC family toxin codes for the protein MKALLDTHILVRWVSHPDDLSAAQRHAVELASAARPLLVASISLWEIATLVSLGRLRLDRPLRLWLERAVAAPLVRVVELSPSIASEVAALPDSFHRDPADRIIVASAHVHGAALLTNDRRIRDAALVTTI
- a CDS encoding type II toxin-antitoxin system Phd/YefM family antitoxin yields the protein MINASEFKARCLALLDHVNSTREPITILKRGRPVAQLTPPLLPEQGYPQDELRGSVQVLGDIESPVLPASAWEAESGQV